The Solea senegalensis isolate Sse05_10M linkage group LG9, IFAPA_SoseM_1, whole genome shotgun sequence genome has a segment encoding these proteins:
- the zyx gene encoding zyxin: protein MEDSNSSKPFLVTSSLNFTVTAPSFYNQPKKFASVAPPRPKSQTPPSAPSPVPVGTGVIGRVGDLPPPPPSLCDYFPPPPPPPPLDDDLPAPPPECHTSPSATDAPPPAFPAPPPVADDLPLPAPPEESACPPTCPSPPPPPPPPPLPASGTSLPSAAVNPQRQMEKQTSFDQQLDSLTDLLSEMETRGPFNPKLPSQYSSAPAPAPKPSGPPPTAPKPALSFLPPPEMGDRPPPAPWAEELRARTNRQANHNSAPNSAAQPFPKAPAVAPKSGFGGRTTSAAALAQKLNQNLNQTPAPVSVAPKPSPPFASSSFPPPPAAPPAPPTPPNSMVAAPASNHVKSSPFSTQVNLNQNPPVAVPPPQPKTLVSPPSSFNQPMKTPPSSMPSPPAPVPIPGGGVPLNMREVEELERMTQDFIKDMDKHPSVITSAPSEVCGKCGEALSRSQPAVRAMDKLFHSNCFCCMSCHRPLQGMQFYDRDGAPQCEDCYTSSLAVCSRCGERITDRVLKAVGQSFHAHCFRCSTCSCVLEGAPFITDDNNNPYCVQDYHRRFSPLCVSCNEPIIPAPGSEETVRVVALDKNFHLKCYRCEDCARPLSIEADDNGCFPLDGKILCMKCHTQRAKQAAQ from the exons atggAGGACTCCAACAGCAGCAAGCCGTTTTTGGTGACCTCCTCTCTCAACTTCACAGTCACCGCCCCATCATTCTACAACCAGCCGAAGAAGTTTGCCTCTGTAGCACCGCCACGGCCCAAAAGCCAGACACCTCCATCAGCTCCATCACCGGTACCAGTTGGCACCGGTGTGATTGGTCGGGTGGGAGATCTGCCTCCACCACCCCCATCGCTATGTGATT ACTTcccgccccctcctccacctcctccactggACGATGATTTGCCAGCACCTCCTCCTGAATGTCATACCTCACCCTCTGCCACTGATGCCCCCCCTCCCGCATTTCCTGCTCCACCCCCAGTGGCAGATGACCTGCCCCTCCCAGCTCCCCCTGAGGAGAGTGCCTGTCCACCCACCTGtccttctccccctcctcccccaccccctccacctcTCCCTGCATCAGGTACCAGTCTTCCCAGTGCTGCTGTGAATCCACAG AGACAGATGGAGAAGCAGACTAGCTTTGATCAGCAGCTGGACTCTCTGACTGACTTACTGTCTGAGATGGAGACCAGAGGACCCTTTAACCCAAAG TTACCAAGCCAGTATTCttcagcaccagcaccagcacccaAGCCTTCAGGTCCTCCTCCCACTGCTCCTAAACCAGCACTCTCCTTCCTCCCACCACCTGAGATGGGAGACCGCCCACCCCCAGCACCTTGGGCCGAAGAACTAAGAGCCAGAACTAACCGTCAAGCCAATCACAACTCTGCACcaaactctgctgctcaaccATTTCCGAAGGCCCCAGCAGTGGCACCTAAGTCTGGTTTTGGAGGGAGGACAACTTCAGCGGCTGCTCTGGCACAAAAACTGAACCAGAATCTGAACCAGACCCCTGCTCCAGTCAGTGTAGCACCGAAACCTTCTCCCCCCTTTGCCTCCAGCTCTTTCCCTCCACCACCCGCAGCACCCCCCGCACCTCCGACTCCACCAAACAGCATGGTAGCTGCTCCAGCCTCTAATCACGTAAAGAGTTCCCCCTTTTCCACTCAAGTGAACCTGAACCAAAACCCTCCTGTGGCTGTGCCGCCTCCTCAACCCAAGACGTTGGTATCTCCACCCTCTTCATTTAACCAACCAATGAAAACTcccccatcatcaatg CCCTCACCTCCTGCCCCAGTTCCTATCCCAGGTGGAGGCGTTCCTCTAAATATGAGGGAAGTGGAGGAACTCGAGAGAATGACTCAGGATTTCATTAAAGACATGGATAAACATCCATCAGTCATCACCTCCGCTCCTTCAG AGGTTTGTGGGAAATGTGGCGAAGCTCTATCCCGAAGTCAACCAGCAGTGAGAGCCATGGATAAACTCTTCCACTCCAACTGCTTCTGTTGCATGAGTTGTCATCGCCCCCTGCAGGGCATGCAGTTCTATGACAGGGATGGCGCTCCTCAGTGTGAGGACTGCTACACG AGTTCCCTGGCGGTGTGTTCCAGATGTGGAGAGAGGATCACAGACCGTGTGCTGAAGGCAGTGGGCCAGAGTTTCCACGCCCACTGTTTCCGCTGCAGCACCTGCTCCTGTGTACTTGAGGGGGCGCCCTTCATCACAGATGACAACAACAACCCCTACTGTGTCCAGGATTACCACAG GcgtttctctcctctgtgtgtgagctgtAATGAGCCCATTATTCCAGCTCCAGGCAGCGAGGAAACAGTCAGAGTGGTGGCTCTTGACAAGAACTTCCACCTCAAGTGTTACCGTTGCGAG GATTGTGCTCGCCCCCTCTCCATAGAAGCGGATGATAATGGCTGCTTTCCGCTGGATGGTAAAATCCTGTGTATGAAATGTCACACTCAGCGTGCCAAGCAGGCTGCACAGTGA